Sequence from the Thermocoleostomius sinensis A174 genome:
CGTGACGAAATGTGACTATGACCCAGCAATGCTTACCGGGATAAAGCAGACGAACAACCACTGGCCTGAGTATAACGCAGGTCTTAACGACAAGGGATGGGCCTTAGTTTTTCCAGCTTTGTGAGGCTTGCTCGGAAGATGCGATCGTGGCTTTGAGGACTGAAGGAATTTGCGACAGGATGCGATCGGCAACTTGGGTAGGCGACTCCTGGTCTTCTACGTGAATGTGGAGATCGGCTTGGGCATAGAGGGACTGTCGCTGGTGTAGCAAGTCTGTTAGTTTCTGCCGAGGATTGTCGCCAGCCAGCAAGGGACGAGTGCGATCGTGGCTCAACCGTTGAGAAAGCTGATCAACACCAACATCCAGCCAAACAATTAATCCATGCCGTAAATAGCTCCAGTTCATTTGTTGCAGAACAATGCCACCGCCCGTAGCAATGACTAGCTTTGTATAGGCAGATAGTTCAGCCAAAACTTGAGATTCTAGTTCGCGGAAGGTAGGCTCGCCCAAATTGGTAAAGATGTCAGCGATCGACTGCTCAGCCGCTTGCTCAATCACCGCATC
This genomic interval carries:
- a CDS encoding shikimate kinase, which translates into the protein MMGSGKSTVGKILATQLGYHFFDTDAVIEQAAEQSIADIFTNLGEPTFRELESQVLAELSAYTKLVIATGGGIVLQQMNWSYLRHGLIVWLDVGVDQLSQRLSHDRTRPLLAGDNPRQKLTDLLHQRQSLYAQADLHIHVEDQESPTQVADRILSQIPSVLKATIASSEQASQSWKN